In one window of Mytilus trossulus isolate FHL-02 chromosome 7, PNRI_Mtr1.1.1.hap1, whole genome shotgun sequence DNA:
- the LOC134724922 gene encoding rap guanine nucleotide exchange factor 6-like isoform X3: MYPNLQRHSSHGDRVKHGSHGDRQFIVSLQKFPQERSEKDLDVIFSHLHGMEALSSLREPALRALCRTVRYEYHDANDILYCQGELSTCWYILLSGSVFIEGSMFLPVSSFGKRTPGCTRRNSECLLLEPSEMIVIDYPDVQVMKSGHSRQSCNDRVIEFDHQEGTRPIRRMNSDSVVEQLSADYGLRDQYLRNEQYMKRCSRASDTSSAYSGSDMMQSSIDDQENVDMDISGLPESMVDSDDEEGYAESTGSQRDTVQECLQKHPQDRSDDDIEILLDFIQHFRAFANMTLPTRRALCAVMMLAVIEHKGTIVMKDKEELDSWSVILNGQVEILKEDGSAEFLYMGDSFGITEPTLDKIFHEGVMRTIIDDCQFLSIAQQDYYEIMNQGKENTKRHVEDGEVVMVTEHRVFDGGNRRGQIIIRASPDHLMNHLVQEHSAVDPTFVEDFLLCYRIFLKSPMELAYRLQTWFNQTTLRNKVTRVVLLWVNNHFIDFETDSILSEFLESFEAMLETQGMTGQLRLLNIACGAKARTRSVTLTRATREEVLHFSVLGGLERGCGIFISKVEKASKAYEAGLKRGDQIMEVNGQNFQHITHNRALELLRGTTHLSMAIKSNLPDFKEMIEVTEQNKQNRQSTQSTSSFTKRLSAPDLDNMSPFIKSSIKDKSFDKKDKSWFKTVGKKAFIKKIGGFFPRNASTSNMEFENMNKSDESLYSASIHNTSKSSSSSLTVQMPNHLSASNPDLSLLSVEDPKPDYPDHVVKVFRADQSFKYLPIHKDVTSKEVVMLALQEFGVTDPSSNFSLCEVTVENESLIKQKRLPETMCNLPDRQNLNGRRTVPCVLRYYLKNNLNPETLVPDELRSELIKEAQISLLQLNTTEVASQLTLEDFKVFKDIEPTEYIDDLFKLNARYGTPSLNKFSELVNREMFWVISEVCGELNLVRRMKLIKHFIKMARHCKDCKNFNSMFAIISGLSHNCVDRLRNTWEKVPNKYAKTYNDLRDLMDPSRNMSKYRNLMNHENVQPPMLPFFPIAKKDLTFIHLGNDSYVDNLVNFEKFRLIARETRHICNMASAKYDVSTMFLGTPSHDESTWVSGLATMKRMRARRGSTLPNAKKMYEENEMKRRVKSYLCNLKVIDNEEKLMEMSHQCEVPVKKDHTLHSLSSSVSTPNLTEEKKVIVPSGPRFGAESPEAIRKLMGLSDKVRPHTSKHTHHHPPTNLTSPMSNRRQQHSPRHTRPVHLTPESSSVISMSHISSRHKPVRTGSLGSTESASPTGSNHSAPPTYESDSGRNSYDSQSVHSAGSGGTISPHHRFNPPQTAYSNYIHQTYTNVRRPPLPDYHSAAQMAQLARKKQLYKNDRARSHDGGMGYYNGSAKYSRAPEDQDEEEQVSAV, from the exons attgaCTATCCTGATGTTCAGGTTATGAAAAGTGGCCATTCACGGCAATCATGTAATGATCGTGTTATAGAATTTGACCATCAGGAAGGGACCAGGCCTATACGTAGAATGAACTCTGATAGTGTTGTTGAACAG ttATCTGCCGATTATGGATTACGTGACCAGTATTTACGAAATGAACAATATATGAAAAGATGTTCGCGAGCAAGTGACACATCTAGTGCTTATTCAGGTTCTGATATGATGCAGTCATCCATAGATGACCAAGAGAATGTGGATATGGATATTAGTGGATTACCTGAGAGTATGGTGGATTCGGATGATGAAGAAGGATATGCTGAATCCACAGGG TCACAGAGAGACACAGTACAAGAATGTTTACAGAAGCACCCACAAGACAGATCTGATGATGATATAGAAATACTACTAGACTTTATACAACATTTTAGA GCTTTTGCCAACATGACCTTACCAACTAGACGAGCACTGTGTGCTGTAATGATGCTAGCCGTCATTGAACATAAAGGTACCATAGTAATGAAGGACAAAGAGGAGCTGGACTCCTGGTCAGTTATACTTAATGGTCAAGTAGAAATCCTTAAAGAAGATGGGTCTGCTGAATTTTTGTACATGGGGGACAG CTTTGGTATTACAGAACCAACCTTAGATAAAATATTCCATGAAGGGGTCATGAGGACCATTATTGATGATTGCCAATTTCTTAGCATTGCTCAACAAGATTACTATGAAATCATGAACCAGGGCAAAGAAAACACAAAACGACATGTGGAAGACGGGGAGGTTGTCATGGTTACAGAACACAGAGTGTTTGACGGAGGTAACCGACGAGGACAGATTATAATTAGG GCGTCACCGGATCACTTGATGAACCATCTTGTACAGGAACACTCAGCTGTTGATCCTACGTTTGTAGAAGACTTTCTACTTTGTTACAGAATATTTCTCAAAAGTCCCATGGAATTAGCTTATAGACTTCAAACATGGTTCAACCAAACAACATTACGAAATAAG GTCACTAGGGTTGTGTTACTGTGGGTCAACAatcattttattgattttgaaacaGATTCTATTTTGAGTGAATTTCTGGAAAGCTTTGAAGCTATGCTTGAAACTCAG GGAATGACAGGTCAACTCAGGTTACTGAATATTGCCTGTGGTGCTAAAGCTAGGACGAGAAGTGTCACATTAACTCGTGCTACACGAGAAGAGGTGCTGCATTTTTCTGTCCTGGGAGGTTTAGAACGAGGATGTGGTATATTCATTTCTAAAGTAGAAAAGGCATCTAAAGCTTATGAGGCAGGCCTCAAAAGGGGTGACCAG ataatggAAGTGAATGGTCAGAACTTTCAGCATATTACGCACAATCGAGCCTTAGAATTATTACGAGGGACCACACATTTGTCAATGGCTATCAAATCTAATTTACCAG ATTTTAAGGAAATGATAGAAGTGacagaacaaaataaacaaaatagacaATCTACTCAGAGTACTTCATCATTCACAAAACGATTATCTGCCCCTGATTTAGATAATATGTCTCCATTCATTAAATCATCtataaaagataaaagttttgacaaaaagGATAAATCTTGGTTTAAAACAGTTGGAAAGAAAGCGTTTATTAAGAAAATTGGAGGTTTCTTTCCAAGGAATGCCAGTACCTCAAATATGGAATT TGAAAACATGAACAAATCTGATGAGAGTTTATACTCCGCATCAATTCATAATACATCCAAAAGCTCATCGTCATCATTGACCGTACAGATGCCTAATCATCTAAGTGCCAGTAATCCTGATTTGTCATTACTTAGTGTAGAGGATCCAAAACCAGACTATCCTGACCATGTGGTCAAAGTCTTTAGGGCCGATCagtctttcaaatatttacctATACATAAg GATGTTACATCAAAAGAAGTGGTGATGTTAGCTTTACAAGAATTTGGTGTTACAGATCCTAGCAG taacTTTTCTCTATGTGAAGTGACTGTAGAAAACGAGAGTCTGATTAAACAGAAGCGTTTACCAGAGACAATGTGTAATTTACCTGATCGTCAGAATCTCAATGGCAG GCGCACTGTTCCATGTGTACTCAGGTATTACTTAAAGAATAATTTGAACCCGGAGACACTGGTACCCGACGAGTTGCGGTCAGAATTGATCAAAGAGGCACAGATAAGTCTACTACAGCTCAACACTACAGAAGTGGCATCACAGCTGACCTTGGAAGATTTCAAAGTATTTAAAGATATAGAACCGACAGAGTATATCGATGACCTGTTCAAGCTAAATGCAAGATATGGAACCCCAAGCTTAAACAAGTTTTCAGAG ttgGTGAACCGAGAGATGTTCTGGGTGATATCGGAAGTTTGTGGAGAACTGAATCTAGTCAGGAGAATGAAACtcatcaaacattttataaaaatggctcGTCATTGTAAAGATTGTAAAAACTTTAATTCTATGTTCGCTATCATAAGTGGATTAAGTCATAACTGTGTGGACAGGCTACGCAATACCTGGGAAAAAGTGCCAAATAAATATGCCAAAACATACAAC GATTTGCGAGACTTAATGGATCCCTCCAGAAACATGTCTAAATACAGGAATCtcatgaatcatgaaaatgttcAACCGCCAATG ctgCCTTTTTTCCCCATTGCAAAGAAAGATTTGACATTTATCCATCTAGGGAACGATTCCTATGTAGATAATTTAGTCAACTTTGAAAAGTTCCGTTTAATAGCAAGAGAAACAAGACATATATGCAACATGGCTTCCGCAAAATAT GATGTAAGTACGATGTTCCTTGGAACACCCAGTCATGACGAAAGTACCTGGGTCTCTGGTTTAGCCACAATGAAGAGAATGAGGGCACGGCGTGGTTCTACGTTACCTAATGCAAAAAAGATGTATGaggaaaatgaaatgaaaagacGTGTGAAGTCATATTTATGTAATCTTAAAGTGATAGACAATGAGGAAAAACTTATGGAAATGTCTCATCAGTGTGAAGTTCCTG TAAAGAAAGATCACACATTACATTCATTAAGCAGCAGTGTTTCAACACCAAATTtaacagaagaaaagaaagttATAGTCCCAAGTGGTCCCAGATTTG GTGCTGAGTCTCCCGAAGCCATACGAAAACTCATGGGTTTGTCTGATAAAGTCCGACCCCACACATCTAAGCATACACATCATCATCCCCCAACCAATCTCACTAGTCCAATGTCTAATCGACGGCAGCAGCATTCTCCGAGACACACTCGACCAGTTCATCTTACTCCTGAGAGTTCATCTGTGATATCTATGAGCCATATCAGCTCACGACACAAACCTGTACGGACTG GTTCCCTTGGTTCAACAGAATCTGCAAGTCCCACAGGTAGTAACCACAGTGCCCCTCCCACATACGAGAGTGATTCAGGGCGGAACAGTTACGACTCCCAAAGTGTACATTCGGCAGGATCAGGAGGAACTATATCTCCTCATCACAGATTTAATCCTCCTCAAACAG CATATAGCAACTATATACACCAAACGTACACTAATGTACGGCGACCTCCTTTGCCTGACTACCATTCTGCAGCTCAAATGGCTCAGCTTGCCCGCAAGAAGCAATTGTACAAGAATGATCGGGCCCGATCGCATGATGGGGGCATGGGATACTACAACGGGTCAGCTAAATACAGCCGAGCACCAGAGG ATCAAGATGAAGAAGAACAAGTATCAGCTGTatga
- the LOC134724922 gene encoding rap guanine nucleotide exchange factor 2-like isoform X10, protein MCEIKYFGKRTPGCTRRNSECLLLEPSEMIVIDYPDVQVMKSGHSRQSCNDRVIEFDHQEGTRPIRRMNSDSVVEQLSADYGLRDQYLRNEQYMKRCSRASDTSSAYSGSDMMQSSIDDQENVDMDISGLPESMVDSDDEEGYAESTGSQRDTVQECLQKHPQDRSDDDIEILLDFIQHFRAFANMTLPTRRALCAVMMLAVIEHKGTIVMKDKEELDSWSVILNGQVEILKEDGSAEFLYMGDSFGITEPTLDKIFHEGVMRTIIDDCQFLSIAQQDYYEIMNQGKENTKRHVEDGEVVMVTEHRVFDGGNRRGQIIIRASPDHLMNHLVQEHSAVDPTFVEDFLLCYRIFLKSPMELAYRLQTWFNQTTLRNKVTRVVLLWVNNHFIDFETDSILSEFLESFEAMLETQGMTGQLRLLNIACGAKARTRSVTLTRATREEVLHFSVLGGLERGCGIFISKVEKASKAYEAGLKRGDQIMEVNGQNFQHITHNRALELLRGTTHLSMAIKSNLPDFKEMIEVTEQNKQNRQSTQSTSSFTKRLSAPDLDNMSPFIKSSIKDKSFDKKDKSWFKTVGKKAFIKKIGGFFPRNASTSNMEFENMNKSDESLYSASIHNTSKSSSSSLTVQMPNHLSASNPDLSLLSVEDPKPDYPDHVVKVFRADQSFKYLPIHKDVTSKEVVMLALQEFGVTDPSSNFSLCEVTVENESLIKQKRLPETMCNLPDRQNLNGRRTVPCVLRYYLKNNLNPETLVPDELRSELIKEAQISLLQLNTTEVASQLTLEDFKVFKDIEPTEYIDDLFKLNARYGTPSLNKFSELVNREMFWVISEVCGELNLVRRMKLIKHFIKMARHCKDCKNFNSMFAIISGLSHNCVDRLRNTWEKVPNKYAKTYNDLRDLMDPSRNMSKYRNLMNHENVQPPMLPFFPIAKKDLTFIHLGNDSYVDNLVNFEKFRLIARETRHICNMASAKYDVSTMFLGTPSHDESTWVSGLATMKRMRARRGSTLPNAKKMYEENEMKRRVKSYLCNLKVIDNEEKLMEMSHQCEVPVKKDHTLHSLSSSVSTPNLTEEKKVIVPSGPRFGAESPEAIRKLMGLSDKVRPHTSKHTHHHPPTNLTSPMSNRRQQHSPRHTRPVHLTPESSSVISMSHISSRHKPVRTGSLGSTESASPTGSNHSAPPTYESDSGRNSYDSQSVHSAGSGGTISPHHRFNPPQTATSQSQQQSPPVAQPQVRPPLPPYHVVMQNSPAYSNYIHQTYTNVRRPPLPDYHSAAQMAQLARKKQLYKNDRARSHDGGMGYYNGSAKYSRAPEDQDEEEQVSAV, encoded by the exons attgaCTATCCTGATGTTCAGGTTATGAAAAGTGGCCATTCACGGCAATCATGTAATGATCGTGTTATAGAATTTGACCATCAGGAAGGGACCAGGCCTATACGTAGAATGAACTCTGATAGTGTTGTTGAACAG ttATCTGCCGATTATGGATTACGTGACCAGTATTTACGAAATGAACAATATATGAAAAGATGTTCGCGAGCAAGTGACACATCTAGTGCTTATTCAGGTTCTGATATGATGCAGTCATCCATAGATGACCAAGAGAATGTGGATATGGATATTAGTGGATTACCTGAGAGTATGGTGGATTCGGATGATGAAGAAGGATATGCTGAATCCACAGGG TCACAGAGAGACACAGTACAAGAATGTTTACAGAAGCACCCACAAGACAGATCTGATGATGATATAGAAATACTACTAGACTTTATACAACATTTTAGA GCTTTTGCCAACATGACCTTACCAACTAGACGAGCACTGTGTGCTGTAATGATGCTAGCCGTCATTGAACATAAAGGTACCATAGTAATGAAGGACAAAGAGGAGCTGGACTCCTGGTCAGTTATACTTAATGGTCAAGTAGAAATCCTTAAAGAAGATGGGTCTGCTGAATTTTTGTACATGGGGGACAG CTTTGGTATTACAGAACCAACCTTAGATAAAATATTCCATGAAGGGGTCATGAGGACCATTATTGATGATTGCCAATTTCTTAGCATTGCTCAACAAGATTACTATGAAATCATGAACCAGGGCAAAGAAAACACAAAACGACATGTGGAAGACGGGGAGGTTGTCATGGTTACAGAACACAGAGTGTTTGACGGAGGTAACCGACGAGGACAGATTATAATTAGG GCGTCACCGGATCACTTGATGAACCATCTTGTACAGGAACACTCAGCTGTTGATCCTACGTTTGTAGAAGACTTTCTACTTTGTTACAGAATATTTCTCAAAAGTCCCATGGAATTAGCTTATAGACTTCAAACATGGTTCAACCAAACAACATTACGAAATAAG GTCACTAGGGTTGTGTTACTGTGGGTCAACAatcattttattgattttgaaacaGATTCTATTTTGAGTGAATTTCTGGAAAGCTTTGAAGCTATGCTTGAAACTCAG GGAATGACAGGTCAACTCAGGTTACTGAATATTGCCTGTGGTGCTAAAGCTAGGACGAGAAGTGTCACATTAACTCGTGCTACACGAGAAGAGGTGCTGCATTTTTCTGTCCTGGGAGGTTTAGAACGAGGATGTGGTATATTCATTTCTAAAGTAGAAAAGGCATCTAAAGCTTATGAGGCAGGCCTCAAAAGGGGTGACCAG ataatggAAGTGAATGGTCAGAACTTTCAGCATATTACGCACAATCGAGCCTTAGAATTATTACGAGGGACCACACATTTGTCAATGGCTATCAAATCTAATTTACCAG ATTTTAAGGAAATGATAGAAGTGacagaacaaaataaacaaaatagacaATCTACTCAGAGTACTTCATCATTCACAAAACGATTATCTGCCCCTGATTTAGATAATATGTCTCCATTCATTAAATCATCtataaaagataaaagttttgacaaaaagGATAAATCTTGGTTTAAAACAGTTGGAAAGAAAGCGTTTATTAAGAAAATTGGAGGTTTCTTTCCAAGGAATGCCAGTACCTCAAATATGGAATT TGAAAACATGAACAAATCTGATGAGAGTTTATACTCCGCATCAATTCATAATACATCCAAAAGCTCATCGTCATCATTGACCGTACAGATGCCTAATCATCTAAGTGCCAGTAATCCTGATTTGTCATTACTTAGTGTAGAGGATCCAAAACCAGACTATCCTGACCATGTGGTCAAAGTCTTTAGGGCCGATCagtctttcaaatatttacctATACATAAg GATGTTACATCAAAAGAAGTGGTGATGTTAGCTTTACAAGAATTTGGTGTTACAGATCCTAGCAG taacTTTTCTCTATGTGAAGTGACTGTAGAAAACGAGAGTCTGATTAAACAGAAGCGTTTACCAGAGACAATGTGTAATTTACCTGATCGTCAGAATCTCAATGGCAG GCGCACTGTTCCATGTGTACTCAGGTATTACTTAAAGAATAATTTGAACCCGGAGACACTGGTACCCGACGAGTTGCGGTCAGAATTGATCAAAGAGGCACAGATAAGTCTACTACAGCTCAACACTACAGAAGTGGCATCACAGCTGACCTTGGAAGATTTCAAAGTATTTAAAGATATAGAACCGACAGAGTATATCGATGACCTGTTCAAGCTAAATGCAAGATATGGAACCCCAAGCTTAAACAAGTTTTCAGAG ttgGTGAACCGAGAGATGTTCTGGGTGATATCGGAAGTTTGTGGAGAACTGAATCTAGTCAGGAGAATGAAACtcatcaaacattttataaaaatggctcGTCATTGTAAAGATTGTAAAAACTTTAATTCTATGTTCGCTATCATAAGTGGATTAAGTCATAACTGTGTGGACAGGCTACGCAATACCTGGGAAAAAGTGCCAAATAAATATGCCAAAACATACAAC GATTTGCGAGACTTAATGGATCCCTCCAGAAACATGTCTAAATACAGGAATCtcatgaatcatgaaaatgttcAACCGCCAATG ctgCCTTTTTTCCCCATTGCAAAGAAAGATTTGACATTTATCCATCTAGGGAACGATTCCTATGTAGATAATTTAGTCAACTTTGAAAAGTTCCGTTTAATAGCAAGAGAAACAAGACATATATGCAACATGGCTTCCGCAAAATAT GATGTAAGTACGATGTTCCTTGGAACACCCAGTCATGACGAAAGTACCTGGGTCTCTGGTTTAGCCACAATGAAGAGAATGAGGGCACGGCGTGGTTCTACGTTACCTAATGCAAAAAAGATGTATGaggaaaatgaaatgaaaagacGTGTGAAGTCATATTTATGTAATCTTAAAGTGATAGACAATGAGGAAAAACTTATGGAAATGTCTCATCAGTGTGAAGTTCCTG TAAAGAAAGATCACACATTACATTCATTAAGCAGCAGTGTTTCAACACCAAATTtaacagaagaaaagaaagttATAGTCCCAAGTGGTCCCAGATTTG GTGCTGAGTCTCCCGAAGCCATACGAAAACTCATGGGTTTGTCTGATAAAGTCCGACCCCACACATCTAAGCATACACATCATCATCCCCCAACCAATCTCACTAGTCCAATGTCTAATCGACGGCAGCAGCATTCTCCGAGACACACTCGACCAGTTCATCTTACTCCTGAGAGTTCATCTGTGATATCTATGAGCCATATCAGCTCACGACACAAACCTGTACGGACTG GTTCCCTTGGTTCAACAGAATCTGCAAGTCCCACAGGTAGTAACCACAGTGCCCCTCCCACATACGAGAGTGATTCAGGGCGGAACAGTTACGACTCCCAAAGTGTACATTCGGCAGGATCAGGAGGAACTATATCTCCTCATCACAGATTTAATCCTCCTCAAACAG CGACATCTCAATCTCAACAACAGTCTCCACCTGTAGCACAGCCACAGGTGCGGCCACCCTTGCCGCCATACCATGTGGTTATGCAAAACTCGCCAG CATATAGCAACTATATACACCAAACGTACACTAATGTACGGCGACCTCCTTTGCCTGACTACCATTCTGCAGCTCAAATGGCTCAGCTTGCCCGCAAGAAGCAATTGTACAAGAATGATCGGGCCCGATCGCATGATGGGGGCATGGGATACTACAACGGGTCAGCTAAATACAGCCGAGCACCAGAGG ATCAAGATGAAGAAGAACAAGTATCAGCTGTatga